A genomic segment from Myxococcota bacterium encodes:
- a CDS encoding MoxR family ATPase, producing the protein MSESDRAGLEQHARVCNDLLAEVGKVVVGQETMMSRLLLGLLTGGHVLLEGVPGLAKTLAVRSLAKAIDTGFSRIQFTPDMLPADVIGTEVFHPKDGTYSVKKGPLFSNLVLADEINRAPAKVQAALLEAMQERQVTIGDTTFAFDEPFLVLATQNPIEQEGTYPLPEAQVDRFMLKVKVGYPSKEDERKIVDRMASAQPVPDVAKVASPAQLLAARRVVDQVFVDDKVKAYVVDLVHATRDPEQAGIKDLAGMIEMGASPRASLYLTKAAKAHAFLQGRTYATPHDVKNLAPDVLRHRIAVTYEAEAQGRSSEDVIERILAGVLVP; encoded by the coding sequence ATGAGCGAGAGCGATCGCGCCGGGCTCGAGCAGCACGCGCGCGTCTGCAACGACCTGCTGGCCGAGGTCGGCAAGGTGGTCGTCGGCCAGGAGACGATGATGTCGCGCCTCCTGCTCGGCCTCCTCACCGGCGGCCACGTGCTGCTCGAGGGCGTGCCGGGCCTCGCGAAGACGCTCGCCGTCCGCAGCCTCGCGAAGGCGATCGACACCGGCTTCTCGCGCATCCAGTTCACGCCCGACATGCTGCCGGCCGACGTGATCGGAACCGAGGTCTTCCATCCCAAGGACGGCACGTACAGCGTCAAGAAGGGGCCGCTCTTCTCGAACCTCGTGCTCGCGGACGAGATCAACCGCGCGCCCGCCAAGGTGCAGGCCGCGCTGCTCGAGGCGATGCAGGAGCGGCAGGTCACGATCGGCGACACGACCTTCGCGTTCGACGAGCCGTTCCTCGTGCTCGCGACGCAGAACCCGATCGAGCAGGAGGGCACGTACCCGCTGCCCGAGGCGCAGGTCGATCGCTTCATGCTGAAGGTGAAGGTCGGCTACCCGAGCAAGGAGGACGAACGCAAGATCGTCGACCGCATGGCGAGCGCGCAGCCCGTGCCCGACGTCGCGAAGGTCGCGTCGCCCGCGCAGCTGCTCGCGGCGCGGCGGGTGGTCGACCAGGTCTTCGTCGACGACAAGGTGAAGGCCTACGTGGTCGACCTCGTGCACGCGACGCGCGACCCCGAACAGGCGGGCATCAAGGATCTCGCGGGCATGATCGAGATGGGCGCGTCGCCGCGCGCGTCGCTCTACCTGACGAAGGCCGCGAAGGCGCACGCCTTCCTCCAGGGCCGGACGTACGCGACGCCGCACGACGTGAAGAACCTCGCACCCGACGTGCTGCGCCACCGCATCGCCGTCACCTACGAGGCGGAGGCGCAGGGCCGCAGCAGCGAGGACGTGATCGAGCGCATCCTCGCCGGGGTGCTGGTCCCGTAG
- a CDS encoding VWA domain-containing protein, whose protein sequence is MPSIADVVAVLRHPGFGFAEPWALALVAVAPLVYALASGLPSSVAYSSLSLVGARGERSLRVRLAWVPAALLALATALLAVALAGPRTGDAVTRVEREGIAIAMVVDRSGSMEARDFVRGDASASRLDVVKQIFRDFVTGGDGGAPRDDDLIGLVAFARYADGLCPLTLDHGNLLAILGDVATPTEPSEDGTAIGEGLALAVERLRRQETASKVAILLTDGVSNAGEIDPLQAADLAAQYGIKVYAIGAGRSGFAPFPVRRPDGRTTLQRARVEMDELTLQRIAQRTGGRYFHATDADGLRQVVDEIGRLERSEVAEVRYLEYEHHFAPVVAAALACAAVAALLGATWLRRLPA, encoded by the coding sequence ATGCCTAGCATCGCCGACGTCGTGGCCGTCCTGCGCCACCCGGGCTTCGGCTTCGCGGAGCCGTGGGCGCTCGCGCTCGTCGCGGTCGCGCCGCTCGTGTACGCGCTCGCGAGCGGTCTCCCGTCCTCGGTCGCCTACTCGAGCCTCTCGCTCGTCGGCGCGCGCGGCGAGCGCTCGCTGCGCGTGCGCCTCGCGTGGGTCCCGGCCGCGCTGCTCGCGCTCGCGACGGCGCTGCTCGCCGTCGCGCTCGCCGGTCCGCGCACGGGCGACGCCGTCACGCGCGTCGAGCGCGAGGGCATCGCGATCGCGATGGTCGTCGACCGCTCGGGCTCGATGGAGGCGCGCGACTTCGTCCGGGGCGATGCGAGCGCGAGCCGGCTCGACGTCGTGAAGCAGATCTTCCGCGACTTCGTGACGGGCGGCGACGGCGGCGCTCCGCGCGACGACGACCTGATCGGCCTCGTCGCCTTCGCCCGCTATGCGGACGGGCTCTGCCCGCTCACGCTCGACCACGGCAACCTGCTGGCGATCCTGGGCGACGTCGCGACGCCGACCGAGCCGAGCGAGGACGGCACGGCGATCGGCGAGGGCCTCGCGCTCGCCGTCGAGCGCCTGCGCCGCCAGGAGACCGCCAGCAAGGTCGCCATCCTGCTGACCGACGGCGTCAGCAACGCGGGCGAGATCGACCCGCTCCAGGCGGCCGACCTCGCCGCGCAGTACGGCATCAAGGTCTACGCGATCGGCGCCGGCCGCTCGGGCTTCGCGCCGTTCCCCGTGCGTCGGCCGGACGGCCGCACGACGCTCCAGCGCGCGCGCGTCGAGATGGACGAGCTCACGCTGCAGCGCATCGCGCAGCGCACCGGCGGACGTTATTTCCACGCCACCGACGCCGACGGCCTGCGGCAGGTCGTCGACGAGATCGGTCGGCTCGAGCGCAGCGAGGTCGCCGAAGTGCGGTA
- a CDS encoding DUF58 domain-containing protein → MLPSEVLRRVREIQVRTGRQVADVLAGEYVSVFKGRGIEFDEVRPYIPGDDVRTIDWNVTARTGAPYVKRYVEERQLTLMLMADVSASQDFGSGARSKREATAELCALLAFSATRNDDKVGLALFHGDIEQYIPPRKGQKHALRVVREVLAHGAVDAPGDAPAGEPREGALRALARAAWDRFRDPAGRSRRPRAPRQATDVAHALEFLMQVTSRRTICFVVSDFLDEGFETAMVAANRKHDVIAVLVTDPRELALPDVGLVALRDAETGETRLVDTGSSVFRERAAAEAAARVDALEHRFRSLGIDFVHVDAAGDVVDPLVRFFRMRERRTRR, encoded by the coding sequence ATGCTCCCTTCCGAGGTCCTCCGTCGCGTCCGCGAGATCCAGGTGCGCACCGGCCGCCAGGTGGCCGACGTGCTCGCGGGCGAGTACGTCTCGGTGTTCAAGGGCCGCGGCATCGAGTTCGACGAGGTGCGCCCCTACATCCCGGGCGACGACGTCCGCACCATCGACTGGAACGTCACCGCGCGCACCGGCGCGCCGTACGTCAAGCGCTACGTCGAGGAGCGCCAGCTCACGCTGATGCTGATGGCCGACGTGTCCGCCTCGCAGGACTTCGGCTCGGGCGCGCGCAGCAAGCGCGAAGCGACGGCCGAGCTGTGCGCGCTGCTCGCGTTCTCGGCGACGCGCAACGACGACAAGGTCGGGCTCGCGCTCTTCCACGGCGACATCGAGCAGTACATCCCGCCGCGCAAGGGGCAGAAGCACGCGCTGCGCGTCGTGCGCGAGGTGCTCGCGCACGGCGCCGTCGACGCGCCGGGCGACGCGCCCGCCGGCGAGCCGCGCGAAGGCGCGTTGCGCGCGCTCGCGCGCGCGGCCTGGGACCGCTTCCGCGATCCGGCCGGGCGCTCGCGCCGACCGCGCGCGCCGCGCCAGGCGACCGACGTCGCGCACGCGCTCGAGTTCCTCATGCAGGTCACGTCGCGCCGCACGATCTGCTTCGTCGTCTCGGACTTCCTCGACGAAGGCTTCGAGACGGCGATGGTCGCCGCGAACCGCAAGCACGACGTGATCGCCGTGCTCGTGACCGACCCGCGCGAGCTCGCGCTCCCCGACGTCGGCCTCGTCGCGCTGCGCGACGCCGAGACGGGAGAGACGCGGCTCGTCGACACGGGCTCGAGCGTGTTCCGCGAGCGCGCGGCCGCCGAGGCCGCCGCGCGCGTCGACGCGCTCGAGCACCGCTTCCGCTCGCTCGGCATCGACTTCGTCCACGTCGACGCGGCCGGCGACGTCGTCGACCCGCTCGTACGCTTCTTCCGCATGCGCGAGCGCAGGACGCGGCGATGA